One genomic region from Jiangella sp. DSM 45060 encodes:
- a CDS encoding HNH endonuclease family protein, whose translation MRRAVLTLLATLAVLVGLVTAAHAYPPDPPSPSESAAQLDQLTVAAPGSSDGYSRDRFPHWSPAEGTCNTREMVLVRDGSGVETGADCYPTDGRWYSVYDQVWIEEPSDVSVDHMVPLANAWRSGASEWTEERREDFANDLARGQLIAVTASSNSSKGDSDPSEWKPANQGWWCYYARHWTDVKYDWDLTITSAEKSALRDMLGTC comes from the coding sequence ATGCGCCGAGCCGTCCTCACCCTCCTCGCCACCCTCGCCGTCCTCGTCGGGCTGGTCACCGCGGCCCACGCCTATCCGCCGGACCCGCCGTCGCCGTCGGAGTCGGCCGCCCAGCTCGACCAGCTCACCGTCGCCGCGCCCGGTTCCAGTGACGGCTACTCCCGCGACCGGTTCCCGCACTGGAGTCCGGCCGAGGGCACCTGCAACACCCGCGAGATGGTCCTCGTCAGGGACGGTTCCGGCGTCGAGACCGGCGCCGACTGCTACCCGACCGACGGCCGGTGGTACAGCGTCTACGACCAGGTCTGGATCGAGGAGCCGAGCGACGTCTCCGTCGACCACATGGTGCCGCTGGCCAACGCCTGGCGCTCCGGCGCCAGCGAGTGGACCGAGGAGCGGCGCGAGGACTTCGCCAACGACCTCGCCCGCGGCCAGCTGATCGCCGTCACCGCGTCCAGCAACAGCTCCAAGGGCGACAGCGACCCGTCCGAGTGGAAGCCGGCCAACCAGGGCTGGTGGTGCTACTACGCCCGGCACTGGACCGACGTGAAGTACGACTGGGACCTCACGATCACCAGCGCGGAGAAGTCCGCATTGCGCGACATGCTGGGCACTTGCTGA
- a CDS encoding class F sortase, with product MPSDLPPPPPPPPVPPPPPPSSGNTPKGSTPAGSTPAGSTPAGSTPAGPARTPPRHRRPRPRLLPWLAAPVLLALAAWWGLDQLDGGERPAAAITPEPSDTYDPFEQSAVPGEPVGGVEGRYDLLLPLSGARAPVIEIGGTEDRVLLPPKDPLLAGWWRDGAAPGAETGTAVIVGHAVEGGEAVFNELAGLDPGAKVVVSGEGMNQWYRVGAVETMSPEELAARAGDLFAQDVPGRLALVTCTDWDGTAFRSNVVVTAAPM from the coding sequence GTGCCGTCTGACCTGCCGCCCCCACCACCGCCGCCGCCCGTCCCGCCGCCTCCGCCGCCCTCGTCCGGCAACACGCCGAAGGGCAGCACGCCAGCCGGCAGCACGCCGGCCGGCAGCACGCCGGCCGGCAGCACGCCGGCCGGGCCCGCCCGCACGCCGCCCCGGCACCGCCGGCCGCGACCCCGGCTACTGCCGTGGCTGGCCGCGCCGGTGCTGCTGGCACTGGCCGCGTGGTGGGGCCTCGACCAGCTCGACGGCGGCGAGCGGCCGGCCGCGGCGATCACGCCGGAGCCGTCCGACACGTACGACCCGTTCGAGCAGTCCGCCGTCCCCGGCGAGCCGGTCGGCGGGGTCGAGGGCCGTTACGACCTGCTGCTGCCGCTGTCCGGGGCGCGGGCGCCGGTGATCGAGATCGGCGGCACCGAGGACCGCGTGCTGCTGCCGCCGAAGGACCCGCTGCTGGCCGGGTGGTGGCGCGACGGCGCGGCGCCGGGCGCCGAGACCGGCACCGCCGTCATCGTCGGCCACGCCGTCGAGGGCGGCGAGGCCGTCTTCAACGAGCTCGCCGGGCTCGACCCGGGCGCCAAGGTCGTCGTCAGCGGCGAGGGGATGAACCAGTGGTACCGGGTCGGCGCGGTCGAGACGATGTCGCCGGAAGAGCTGGCCGCCCGCGCCGGCGACCTGTTCGCCCAGGACGTACCCGGCCGGCTCGCGCTCGTGACCTGCACGGACTGGGACGGGACGGCGTTTCGCTCCAACGTGGTGGTGACCGCCGCGCCGATGTGA
- a CDS encoding HAMP domain-containing sensor histidine kinase has product MRRRLLVLVAATTTLVLVAFLVPLALLVRDVAADRAVQAATVEAQALTSVVATAQGEPLAITVDQVDATSRFDVTVFLPDGERLGADADRTPLVELAERSSSASAEADGGREIVFAVGGSDGGVRVIRTFVPDAELRQGVARAWLALAGLGIALLLVGLVVADRLGRRLVRGATDLAAVSHRLGRGELDARADPSAPGELGVVATALNGLAGRITDLLREERETIADLSHRVRTPLTTLRMDAEALPAGEQSERIVADVDAVDRAVTDVIQQARRRGAGPATVTADAADVVRERAAFWAVLAEDTDRELTVDVASGPLPVALARGDLEACVDALLGNVFAHTPNGTAFTVRLEPRDGGGARLVVADEGPGLPSGSTTGVLRRGVSGSGSSGLGLDIVRRAAEQSGGGVRLDSPAAGGLTVVVELGLGPR; this is encoded by the coding sequence GTGCGTCGCCGGCTGCTCGTCCTCGTCGCCGCCACCACGACGCTGGTCCTGGTGGCGTTCCTGGTGCCGCTGGCGCTGCTCGTCCGCGACGTCGCCGCCGACCGCGCGGTGCAGGCGGCCACCGTCGAGGCGCAGGCGCTGACGTCGGTGGTCGCGACGGCGCAGGGCGAGCCGCTGGCGATCACCGTCGACCAGGTCGACGCGACGTCCCGGTTCGACGTGACGGTGTTCCTGCCGGACGGCGAGCGGCTGGGCGCCGATGCGGACCGGACGCCGCTGGTCGAGCTGGCCGAACGCAGCTCCAGCGCGTCCGCCGAGGCCGACGGCGGCCGCGAGATCGTGTTCGCCGTCGGCGGGTCCGACGGCGGCGTCCGCGTCATCCGCACGTTCGTCCCGGACGCCGAGCTGCGCCAGGGCGTCGCCCGCGCGTGGCTCGCGCTGGCCGGGCTGGGTATCGCGTTGCTGCTGGTCGGGCTGGTGGTCGCGGACCGCCTCGGCCGGCGGCTGGTGCGCGGCGCGACAGACCTCGCGGCGGTGTCGCACCGGCTCGGCCGCGGCGAACTGGACGCGCGCGCCGACCCGTCCGCGCCGGGCGAGCTCGGCGTCGTCGCGACGGCGCTGAACGGGCTGGCCGGGCGCATCACCGACCTGCTGCGTGAGGAGCGCGAGACCATCGCCGACCTCTCGCACCGCGTTCGCACGCCCCTGACGACGCTGCGGATGGACGCCGAGGCGCTGCCCGCCGGCGAGCAGTCCGAGCGCATCGTCGCCGATGTCGACGCGGTCGACCGGGCGGTCACCGACGTCATCCAGCAGGCCCGGCGGCGCGGCGCGGGACCCGCGACGGTGACGGCGGACGCGGCGGACGTGGTGCGCGAGCGGGCCGCGTTCTGGGCGGTGCTCGCCGAGGACACCGACCGCGAGCTGACGGTCGACGTCGCGTCCGGGCCGCTGCCGGTCGCGCTGGCCCGCGGCGACCTCGAGGCGTGCGTCGACGCGCTGCTCGGCAACGTCTTCGCGCACACCCCCAACGGGACGGCGTTCACGGTGCGGCTGGAGCCGCGCGACGGCGGGGGCGCCCGGCTGGTCGTCGCGGACGAAGGGCCGGGGCTGCCGTCCGGTTCGACGACGGGGGTGCTGCGACGGGGGGTCAGCGGGTCCGGGTCGAGCGGCCTGGGGCTGGACATCGTCCGGCGGGCGGCCGAGCAGTCCGGCGGCGGCGTCCGCCTGGACAGCCCGGCGGCCGGCGGGCTCACCGTCGTCGTCGAGCTCGGCTTAGGTCCGCGTTAA
- a CDS encoding iron ABC transporter permease has protein sequence MKSGRLGLVAAGLAVLIAGLAVVHLMQGTAQVGAGEVLRWATGQGSDEAGAIVLASRLPRLLAAVVVGVALGAAGAVMQSVSRNVMASPDTLAVNAGAHLALVVAATAGFTLPLLGAAGLAFAGGLAAAALVLALSGLGGTGAVRLVLAGTAIALALQSLTSALIILFSEETRGLFAWGEGSLGQNGLGGIRTIAPVVAIVLAGLLLLGRKLDLVFIGDDHARMLGVNVRRVRAGSIVLAVLLAACAVTLAGPVGFVGLAAPAVVRLATPVVPGLHRHAVLLPVSAATGVLMLLAADVGLRAAIGSQGALEVPTGVITTILGAIFLITLARRIRVSDTVGEPPAAGVRGGVTRRRFGAVLTTMAVVTVAVAAGATLLGDSVLLLGDVVNWLSGQAGPIVSTVMDTRLPRVAAGLLAGAALALAGAIIQAVARNPLAEPGIIGVAGGAGVGAVTMITLVSTASFWALAGAAGLGAALAATLVFALAARGGFASDRLVLTGVAVSAAAQSLIVVMITLTDPWNETKALTWLAGSTYGRSFEHLVPMALAVALAVPLLYGMRHTMDLLSVDDHTPRILGVHVPKARLALLAGAVVLTGAAVAGVGVIGFVGLVAPHAARALVGRRHGRMLPVAALLGASLVCLADALGRTVIAPAQLPAGLVTAIVGAPYFVWLLYRTRTRGNTAPRRPGWRGHAPHRRVRAEHV, from the coding sequence GTGAAGTCCGGCCGCCTGGGGCTGGTCGCCGCCGGGCTCGCGGTGCTCATCGCGGGCCTGGCGGTCGTCCACCTCATGCAGGGCACCGCACAGGTCGGCGCCGGCGAGGTGCTGCGCTGGGCGACCGGGCAGGGCAGCGACGAGGCCGGCGCGATCGTGCTGGCCTCCCGGCTGCCGCGGCTGCTCGCCGCGGTCGTCGTCGGTGTCGCGCTCGGCGCGGCCGGCGCCGTCATGCAGTCGGTGTCGCGCAACGTCATGGCCTCGCCGGACACGCTGGCCGTCAACGCCGGCGCGCACCTGGCGCTGGTGGTGGCCGCGACGGCCGGGTTCACGCTGCCGCTGCTGGGCGCGGCCGGGCTGGCGTTCGCCGGCGGGCTGGCCGCGGCCGCCCTGGTGCTGGCGCTGTCCGGGCTCGGCGGCACCGGCGCGGTGCGGCTGGTGCTGGCCGGTACCGCCATCGCGCTGGCGCTGCAGTCGCTGACCAGCGCGTTGATCATCCTGTTCTCCGAGGAGACGCGCGGCCTGTTCGCGTGGGGCGAGGGCTCGCTCGGGCAGAACGGGCTCGGTGGCATCCGCACCATCGCGCCGGTGGTCGCCATCGTCCTGGCCGGGCTGCTCCTGCTCGGCCGCAAGCTCGACCTCGTCTTCATCGGCGACGACCACGCCCGCATGCTCGGCGTCAACGTGCGCCGCGTGCGCGCCGGCTCGATCGTCCTCGCCGTCCTGCTCGCCGCCTGCGCCGTGACGCTGGCCGGACCGGTGGGCTTCGTCGGCCTGGCCGCGCCCGCCGTGGTCCGGCTGGCCACGCCCGTGGTGCCCGGGCTGCACCGGCACGCCGTCCTGCTGCCGGTGTCGGCCGCGACGGGCGTGCTGATGCTGCTCGCGGCGGACGTCGGGCTGCGGGCGGCGATCGGGTCGCAGGGCGCGCTGGAGGTGCCGACCGGCGTCATCACGACGATCCTCGGCGCGATCTTCCTCATCACGCTGGCCCGGCGCATCCGCGTGTCCGACACCGTCGGCGAGCCGCCGGCCGCGGGGGTGCGCGGCGGCGTGACGCGGCGGCGTTTCGGCGCCGTGCTGACGACGATGGCGGTCGTGACGGTGGCGGTCGCCGCCGGCGCCACCCTGCTCGGCGACTCCGTCCTGCTGCTCGGCGACGTCGTCAACTGGCTGTCCGGGCAGGCCGGGCCGATCGTCAGCACCGTCATGGACACCCGGCTCCCCCGCGTCGCCGCCGGGCTGCTGGCCGGCGCCGCGCTGGCGCTGGCCGGCGCGATCATCCAGGCGGTGGCGCGCAACCCGCTGGCCGAGCCCGGCATCATCGGCGTGGCCGGCGGCGCCGGCGTGGGCGCCGTCACGATGATCACGCTGGTGTCGACCGCGAGCTTCTGGGCGCTGGCCGGCGCGGCCGGACTCGGCGCCGCGCTGGCGGCGACGCTGGTGTTCGCGCTGGCCGCGCGGGGCGGCTTCGCCAGCGACCGGCTGGTGCTGACCGGCGTCGCGGTGTCGGCGGCCGCGCAGTCGCTGATCGTCGTGATGATCACGCTGACCGACCCGTGGAACGAGACGAAGGCGCTGACCTGGCTGGCCGGGTCGACGTACGGGCGCTCGTTCGAGCACCTGGTGCCGATGGCGCTGGCCGTCGCGCTGGCCGTCCCGCTGCTCTACGGCATGCGGCACACGATGGACCTGCTCTCCGTCGACGACCACACGCCGCGGATCCTGGGCGTGCACGTGCCGAAGGCCCGGCTCGCGCTGCTGGCCGGCGCCGTCGTGCTGACCGGCGCCGCCGTCGCCGGGGTCGGCGTCATCGGGTTCGTCGGACTGGTCGCGCCGCACGCCGCGCGGGCCCTCGTCGGACGGCGGCACGGGCGGATGCTGCCGGTGGCCGCGCTGCTCGGAGCGTCGCTGGTCTGCCTGGCCGACGCACTGGGCCGGACGGTGATCGCGCCGGCCCAGCTGCCGGCCGGGCTGGTCACCGCGATCGTCGGCGCCCCGTACTTCGTCTGGCTGCTGTACCGCACCAGGACCAGGGGGAATACCGCGCCGCGGCGGCCGGGTTGGCGTGGACATGCCCCTCACCGGAGAGTACGAGCCGAGCACGTCTGA
- a CDS encoding ABC transporter ATP-binding protein, protein MTISPALPEGLAARGVDLAYGRDVVVRAATIELRRGLVTALIGPNGSGKSTLLRALARLHLPTTGAISFDDGTDVLSLDPRELARRVTLLAQSRSTPGGLSVRELVEYGRHPHRARWSGRDPGAEQAIARAMALTGIEALADRPVQALSGGQAQRVWLASCLAQDTGLLLLDEPTTFLDLRYQIEILDVVRELADDHGIGVGLVLHDLDQAAAIADRVLLLEGGTVTADGAPHEVLTPGNLSRAYGIRVDVDVDPVDGRISTRAVGRHNDVRPRATV, encoded by the coding sequence GTGACCATTTCGCCTGCTCTGCCCGAAGGGCTCGCCGCGCGCGGCGTCGACCTCGCGTACGGGCGTGACGTGGTGGTGCGGGCGGCGACGATCGAGTTGCGGCGCGGGCTGGTTACGGCGCTGATCGGGCCGAACGGCAGCGGCAAGTCGACGCTGCTGCGGGCGCTGGCCCGGCTGCACCTTCCCACGACGGGCGCGATCAGCTTCGACGACGGCACCGACGTGCTGAGTCTCGACCCGCGCGAGCTGGCCCGCCGCGTCACGCTGCTGGCGCAGAGCCGCAGCACGCCGGGCGGGCTGAGCGTGCGCGAGCTGGTCGAGTACGGCCGCCACCCGCACCGCGCCCGGTGGAGCGGCCGCGACCCCGGCGCCGAGCAGGCCATCGCCCGCGCCATGGCGCTCACCGGCATCGAGGCGCTGGCCGACCGGCCGGTGCAGGCGCTGTCCGGCGGGCAGGCGCAGCGGGTCTGGCTGGCCAGCTGCCTCGCCCAGGACACCGGCCTGCTGCTGCTGGACGAGCCGACGACCTTCCTCGACCTGCGCTACCAGATCGAGATCCTCGACGTCGTGCGCGAGCTGGCCGACGACCACGGCATCGGCGTCGGCCTGGTGCTGCACGACCTCGACCAGGCGGCCGCCATCGCCGACCGCGTCCTGCTGCTCGAGGGCGGGACGGTCACGGCCGACGGCGCGCCGCACGAGGTGCTGACTCCCGGGAACCTGAGCCGTGCCTACGGCATCCGCGTCGACGTCGACGTCGATCCGGTCGACGGGCGCATCTCCACCCGCGCCGTGGGCCGGCACAACGACGTCCGCCCGCGCGCCACCGTCTGA
- a CDS encoding 3-hydroxyacyl-CoA dehydrogenase — MGAQIATVGVVGLGTMGAGIAEVFARAGLSVVGVERDDAALEAGRGHVDTSTGRAVKRGKLTADEQAALVGRIEFTTDLAALAAADLVVEAVPERLELKRDLFGRLDGVVGAGTILATNTSSLSVTEISVAVSHPERVVGLHFFNPAPVQELIEVVRTVVTAPEVADAVTGLARRLGKTPVTCGDRAGFVTNALLFGYLNRAAAMYESGHASREDIDAAITAALGYPMGPLALLDLIGLDTAYEILGTMYRQGRNRLHAPAPVLGELVTLGFLGRKSGRGFYDYSGIDGIGASSAVVAPEGDRTRRVAFLDPSPGPFADALAKAGHDVAGAAGAATAELVVAPGDPDTFARIAADAPAGAVLVATGAGPVVASAAASGRPADVVGLHLAGTGGAVAEVVRTVVSAPSAVATVAAVAASAGLTSVVCADRAGFVVDALLVPYLNDAVAMLETGYASAADVDTAMRLGCRLPAGPFELLDALGPAAALATLERLQAEVREPGLAPSPLLSQLATTGLRFADL; from the coding sequence ATGGGTGCGCAGATCGCCACGGTGGGCGTCGTCGGGCTGGGGACCATGGGGGCGGGCATCGCGGAGGTGTTCGCGCGGGCCGGCCTGAGCGTCGTCGGGGTGGAGCGGGACGACGCGGCGCTGGAAGCTGGCCGCGGGCACGTCGACACGTCGACGGGGCGGGCGGTGAAGCGGGGCAAGCTGACCGCCGACGAGCAGGCCGCGCTGGTCGGGCGCATCGAGTTCACCACCGACCTCGCCGCGCTGGCCGCCGCCGACCTCGTCGTCGAGGCGGTGCCGGAGCGGCTCGAGCTCAAGCGCGACCTGTTCGGCCGGCTCGACGGCGTCGTCGGCGCCGGCACGATCCTCGCGACCAACACGTCGAGCCTCTCGGTCACCGAGATCAGCGTCGCCGTGTCGCACCCGGAGCGGGTCGTCGGCCTGCACTTCTTCAACCCGGCGCCCGTGCAGGAGCTGATCGAGGTCGTCCGCACGGTCGTCACCGCGCCGGAGGTCGCCGACGCCGTCACCGGGCTCGCGCGCCGGCTGGGCAAGACGCCGGTCACGTGCGGCGACCGCGCCGGCTTCGTCACCAACGCGCTGCTGTTCGGCTACCTCAACCGGGCGGCCGCGATGTACGAGAGCGGTCACGCGAGCCGCGAGGACATCGACGCGGCGATCACGGCGGCGCTCGGCTACCCGATGGGGCCGCTGGCGCTGCTCGACCTGATCGGGCTCGACACCGCCTACGAGATCCTGGGCACGATGTACCGGCAGGGCCGGAATCGGCTGCACGCGCCGGCGCCCGTGCTGGGCGAACTGGTGACGCTCGGGTTCCTGGGCCGCAAGTCCGGTCGCGGCTTCTACGACTACTCCGGAATTGACGGTATCGGCGCGAGCTCCGCTGTGGTCGCCCCCGAAGGGGACCGGACCCGCCGCGTCGCGTTCCTCGACCCGTCGCCCGGACCGTTCGCCGATGCGCTCGCGAAGGCCGGCCACGACGTCGCCGGAGCCGCCGGCGCCGCGACCGCCGAGCTCGTCGTCGCCCCGGGCGACCCGGACACGTTCGCCCGCATCGCCGCCGACGCACCCGCCGGCGCCGTCCTCGTGGCCACCGGCGCCGGGCCGGTCGTCGCCAGCGCCGCCGCCAGCGGGCGACCGGCCGACGTCGTCGGGCTGCACCTGGCCGGGACCGGCGGCGCCGTCGCCGAAGTCGTCCGCACCGTCGTGTCGGCGCCGTCCGCCGTGGCCACGGTCGCCGCCGTCGCCGCGTCCGCCGGGCTCACGTCCGTCGTCTGCGCCGACCGCGCCGGCTTCGTCGTCGACGCGCTGCTGGTGCCGTACCTCAACGACGCCGTCGCGATGCTGGAGACGGGGTACGCGTCGGCGGCCGACGTCGACACCGCGATGCGGCTCGGCTGCCGGCTGCCCGCGGGGCCGTTCGAACTGCTGGACGCGCTCGGGCCGGCCGCCGCGCTGGCGACGCTGGAACGGCTGCAGGCCGAGGTCCGCGAGCCCGGCCTGGCGCCGTCGCCGCTGCTCAGCCAGCTGGCGACCACCGGCCTGCGGTTCGCCGACCTCTGA
- a CDS encoding PepSY domain-containing protein produces the protein MNRNRLISAAAAAAALLVTGGVAFAVTTSDDGNAPRSSVVDDNPSLSDVTPDDSPSTAATPDDSPSPSATPDDSATSAPAPPSGDEMGSGEAEQIALAHVGGGTVTEIEREWEHGRLEWKIEIHLDGVEHDVRVDAASGDITRVDVDDDRDDDRDDRDDDRDDRHDDRDDDDRDDDDHDDDKGGDRD, from the coding sequence ATGAACCGCAACCGACTGATCTCTGCCGCGGCCGCCGCGGCCGCCCTGCTCGTCACCGGCGGCGTCGCGTTCGCCGTCACGACGTCCGACGACGGCAACGCACCGCGCTCCTCGGTCGTCGACGACAACCCGTCGCTCAGCGACGTCACACCGGACGACTCGCCCTCGACGGCGGCGACCCCGGACGACTCGCCCTCGCCCTCGGCGACCCCGGACGACTCGGCCACCAGCGCGCCCGCCCCGCCCAGCGGCGACGAGATGGGCAGCGGCGAGGCCGAGCAGATCGCACTGGCGCACGTCGGCGGCGGCACGGTCACCGAGATCGAGCGCGAGTGGGAGCACGGCCGGCTGGAGTGGAAGATCGAGATCCACCTCGACGGCGTCGAGCACGACGTCCGCGTGGACGCCGCCTCCGGCGACATCACCCGCGTCGACGTCGACGACGACCGGGACGACGATCGCGATGACCGGGACGACGATCGCGATGACCGGCACGACGACCGCGATGACGACGACCGCGACGATGACGACCACGATGACGACAAGGGTGGCGACCGCGACTGA
- a CDS encoding iron-siderophore ABC transporter substrate-binding protein translates to MRRARALAGLSVAFVLLATACGTTEDASDDPTEAGSTSEETTGETTGDGGPITVTDARGVEVTLDEPAVRVAATEWNAVENLVSLGVMPVGVSDIKGYENWVSGAPLDDTVTDIGTRGEPSMDTLATLDVDLVVVTDSLIEGAIEQVEATTPVVVMPGGDVQDNIGQMFANLDLIAELTGTQDRAQELRDEFDAKVEEGKAAVEEAGAAGDPVAFADGWVDAGSVSIRPFAPGSLVSDVFEQIGLENPWQLEGDPAYGLAQTDVEGLTALPGDVRFWYMANDNDGGDAFADNLAGNAIWDSLPFVQSGNVVRLPDSLWMFGGPTSMMQYVDAAVDALG, encoded by the coding sequence ATGAGAAGAGCGCGCGCCCTCGCGGGCCTGTCCGTCGCGTTCGTGCTGCTCGCCACCGCCTGCGGCACGACGGAGGACGCGTCCGACGACCCCACGGAGGCCGGGTCGACCAGCGAGGAGACCACCGGCGAGACCACCGGCGACGGCGGGCCGATCACCGTCACCGACGCCCGCGGCGTGGAGGTCACGCTGGACGAGCCCGCCGTGCGGGTCGCCGCCACCGAGTGGAACGCCGTCGAGAACCTCGTGTCGCTCGGCGTGATGCCGGTCGGCGTGTCCGACATCAAGGGCTACGAGAACTGGGTCAGCGGCGCGCCGCTCGACGACACCGTCACCGACATCGGCACCCGCGGCGAGCCGAGCATGGACACCCTCGCCACCCTCGACGTCGACCTGGTCGTCGTCACGGACAGCCTGATCGAGGGCGCGATCGAGCAGGTCGAGGCCACGACGCCGGTCGTCGTCATGCCGGGCGGCGACGTTCAGGACAACATCGGGCAGATGTTCGCGAACCTCGACCTCATCGCCGAGCTCACCGGCACCCAGGACCGCGCCCAGGAACTGCGCGACGAGTTCGACGCGAAGGTCGAGGAGGGCAAGGCCGCGGTCGAGGAGGCCGGCGCCGCCGGCGATCCGGTCGCCTTCGCCGACGGCTGGGTCGACGCCGGCAGCGTCAGCATCCGGCCGTTCGCGCCGGGCTCGCTGGTCTCCGACGTGTTCGAGCAGATCGGCCTGGAGAACCCGTGGCAGCTGGAGGGCGACCCCGCGTACGGCCTGGCCCAGACCGACGTCGAGGGTCTGACGGCGCTGCCCGGCGACGTCCGCTTCTGGTACATGGCCAATGACAACGACGGCGGCGACGCCTTCGCCGACAACCTGGCCGGCAACGCGATCTGGGACTCGCTGCCGTTCGTGCAGTCGGGCAACGTCGTCCGGCTCCCCGACTCGCTGTGGATGTTCGGCGGCCCGACGTCGATGATGCAGTACGTCGACGCCGCCGTCGACGCGCTCGGCTGA
- a CDS encoding SDR family oxidoreductase, with product MTTDQTARPREFPRQQQEPPGSTAAMTPVPDHGEQSYQGSGKLTGLRTLITGGDSGIGRAVALAFAREGADVAITYLPEEQDDADATMELVRAAGRDGYAYAADLRTHDACADVVARAAAELGGLDVLVNNAGYQMAREGGIESIDPDRLDRVMKTNLYALFWMTQEALAHLKAGGCVVNCSSIQAYDPSVSLLDYASTKAAINNATVNLAAELGPRGIRVNAVAPGPIWTPLQPATQPPEKVEKFGQDTPLGRAGQPAEVAPAFVFLASPRDASYVSGTVLGVTGGKPVF from the coding sequence ATGACGACCGATCAGACCGCCCGGCCGCGCGAGTTCCCGCGCCAGCAGCAGGAGCCGCCCGGCTCGACCGCCGCCATGACCCCGGTGCCCGACCACGGCGAGCAGAGCTATCAGGGGTCCGGCAAGCTCACCGGCCTGCGCACGCTCATCACCGGGGGCGACTCCGGCATCGGCCGCGCGGTCGCGCTCGCCTTCGCCCGCGAGGGCGCCGACGTCGCCATCACGTACCTGCCCGAAGAACAGGACGACGCCGACGCGACGATGGAGCTGGTGCGCGCCGCCGGCCGCGACGGCTACGCGTACGCCGCCGACCTCCGCACGCACGACGCCTGCGCCGACGTCGTCGCCCGGGCCGCCGCCGAGCTGGGCGGGCTGGACGTGCTGGTCAACAACGCCGGCTACCAGATGGCCCGCGAGGGCGGCATCGAGAGCATCGACCCGGACCGGCTGGACCGCGTCATGAAGACCAACCTCTACGCGCTGTTCTGGATGACGCAGGAGGCCTTGGCACACCTGAAGGCCGGCGGCTGCGTCGTCAACTGCTCGTCGATCCAGGCGTACGACCCGTCGGTGTCGCTGCTCGACTACGCCAGCACGAAGGCGGCCATCAACAACGCCACCGTCAACTTGGCGGCCGAGCTGGGACCGCGCGGCATCCGCGTCAACGCCGTCGCGCCCGGCCCGATCTGGACGCCGCTGCAGCCGGCCACCCAGCCGCCGGAGAAGGTCGAGAAGTTCGGCCAGGACACCCCGCTCGGCCGGGCCGGCCAGCCCGCCGAGGTCGCGCCGGCGTTCGTGTTCCTCGCCTCGCCGCGCGACGCGAGCTACGTGTCCGGCACCGTCCTCGGCGTGACCGGCGGGAAGCCGGTGTTCTGA
- a CDS encoding nitroreductase family deazaflavin-dependent oxidoreductase, which produces MPLTGEYEPSTSDWARKQAEKYEESGGTTATTLRGQPVIVLTSVGAKTGKLRKTALMRVEHDGEYAVVASLGGAPKHPVWYHNLKANPHVELQDGDARHDYLAREVTGDERDLWWERAVAVWPDYAAYQTKTSRVIPVFVLTRLTD; this is translated from the coding sequence ATGCCCCTCACCGGAGAGTACGAGCCGAGCACGTCTGACTGGGCCCGCAAGCAGGCGGAGAAGTACGAGGAGTCCGGCGGCACCACCGCCACCACGCTGCGCGGCCAGCCCGTCATCGTCCTCACGTCGGTCGGCGCCAAGACCGGCAAGCTCCGCAAGACCGCCCTCATGCGGGTCGAGCACGACGGTGAGTACGCCGTCGTCGCCTCGCTCGGCGGCGCACCGAAGCACCCCGTCTGGTATCACAACCTCAAGGCCAACCCGCACGTCGAGCTCCAGGACGGGGACGCCAGGCACGACTACCTCGCCCGCGAGGTCACCGGCGACGAGCGCGACCTCTGGTGGGAGCGCGCCGTCGCCGTCTGGCCCGACTACGCGGCCTACCAGACCAAGACCAGCCGCGTCATCCCTGTCTTCGTGCTGACCCGCCTCACCGACTGA